The genome window aacattatttttctttccatcGCATGCTGAGCCATTATGCACATTAGTTTAAAATTGTTTAACCATGTGTTTGGAAAGAagatatggatttttttttcacctaAACATATGAACATGTTCTAGTTATTATGTTGTAGTTGGATATGTTGCTTGTTTCTCTCATAATGGGACATTCATCAAAACAAAGTAGCCTTTAAATAACAATCTTTGAAATAATTGAGTGATAGCAATGGGGAAAAAGATAAGAAGCCAAGACTGCCATGTGGTTTATTGGTCTTTAAATGATAAGGACATCTTTATCAAACTCAGCTATTTGACATCTGCGTTGTGGTGaaaataatatatgcatctCCTTGTAAACTGTACTCAAAAACAAAGTTTCCAAACAAACCTACCCATGGCTGTAGCTATACTGTGAAGTATTCAAATCTTACTTTTCATTAAACTAGcaaattatttgttattatctTCCCTTACAACACATTGGCTTTGTGACAATTGATTTAAGTTTAAGttgtttaaatgtcatgtttttatacattaattgtgtatttattctagAGGCTAGGTGGAACAAAAAGCAAATTGTTCTCATGTATTGTTGGACAATTAGAAAATACATCTTTTGGGgagaggatgggggggggggggggggtaggtgCAGACTGCCATATACATGATATTAAGGTATGAAGCACCTTTTACATGTGTGACACTgaaagaagaaaatggaaacacaATAAGGTTTGTCAATTTATTCTGAGCTTATAAAAAcgctacatttaaaaaaacagcctgAATTTCCGAGCACCGAAAGGTACCCAACAGACATGGGCCAACATTGTGTCATTACAATTGCATAGAGGgaataagaaacaaacaaataaaaaaagacaaaaaggtaCATATACGTCATGTCAAACAGTCAGCCATATTTGACTTAAATGTTGCTAGACATAATTCTTAGGTCATTTATTTCAGTTAGTTAAgcatttatcttgttttttgcaATACCGTTATTTCCCGTTTTCTTTATCTTCCCTTAGATTTATGTTATGCACCAATTAACCAAAGCAAAGTCTTTGTAATTGTTGTGCCATTTTTATTAATCAAATGTGGATAAAGAATCAAACCATTCAGCTGTCTTTTTCAACAACCGTAAATACAAGTCTGAACCAATAATTTGCTAATATTTCCCCTTTTAAAATAACGGGAGGGTTGTCAACACTTTAAACAGGCAACACAGGATCAGACAGTCCATCTTCCGCGACTTCTTCCGCGACGCTCAATTTCTTTAATGTCGGCCTTGAGTTGACTTGCTTCAGGTCGCTCTTCTGGCTTCTCACACAGCATTGGCTTTATTATAAAGCActaaagaaaagtaaagaaaaaaaaaaagaacagttaGTAAGATCTGTGTTGCATCAAGcagaagtggaagaagtactcagatgttttaCTTAATTCATATTAGCACTTCTTTAGTGTTAACATACTTGgtcttgcattcaaaataaactcaagtgtaaagtacaaaagtattggtaTCACGATGTACTTTAAGTacaagaagtaaaagtacttgtaaTGCAGAATGACCCATTTAAGAATAATATTGATTAAATTATTGTACAATAATTGTTAACCTTGGTAAAAGTAGagtttatttgaattaatttaatttatttgaaactTAATATGTTGGGTTGCTTGACCTGTAGTGAGAAATTTAAGCTGCTAGTAACTAAAGCCGTGATTTGAAAGTaggaataaaaagtacaatatttgcatcCAAATTGTAGAGGAGCAAAATTATAAATTAGCATAAAATTAAGTTCAATACAAGCTCctccaaaatgtacttttgtatagtacttgagtaaaagtacttggtTACCTTCCAACAACGGGAATAAGAAATGTTGTGAAATAGCAGTATTACCGCACTCATACATATGGAAATCATaaagtttcatattttaaatgcgGATTGGAAATTGAATTTTTGGTGCAATAAACCAGGCAGATAGCATTTTTTGTGCTGTATGGCAATCATGGGAAAATGGCCTAAAGTGGTAGAAAAAAGTATAGCAACTATTTTAAAGTGAGGGCTCTCGATTGAAAGGCTAATTCAATAGATTCGGTTCAACGGGTTATaatctttttttggggggcgtTGAGAGTCTGAGTGTTCCATTTTTCTTAAACTTTAAGATCGATTTATTATAAGAGAttgaactttcaaaataaaacatacaatcTCACAGCCTTGCCAAGACTAATGTCCTACGCATCAACACAGCCAAAATGCTTGAAAAATGTTAAAGCTTAAACATGTCCCTAGTTACACACAAGGGTTATGAGCATGTTAACATAATAGTGAATGATCCAGATTGCAAGAACCTTTACAAAATGACATACCTCTTTGGGGAAATTGCATTGAAATTCTTTGGGAAATTTCTGTTCTCTGATGTTGGGCCAAACCTGTGTAGTGAAAGGACTTGTTACTGTATTGACAGAACTGAAAATCTGCTCCATCATGCTCTGATGAACTGAAATTGTTTAAGACTTCTGACAAAAAAATGTCTGGCAGcataaaaaataacaagttaTTACCAATGTATTTTGAATCGTAGCTGAAAAACTCACCTTGTTCCTTTCATGAACAGTGGATAATTTCCAAAGGAGTTCAAAGTATATCAACCCCAAAGGAAAAATATCAACTTTTCGGTCATAAGTCttttgctgtttctgttttaaaacaagaacacaatATGGTCAAAAAGAGGTagctatacagtatatatcttaagtttatgtttaaaatcccaATTTATATACTGAACACCACAACTTGTAATCTTCAAGTCAATGCATGAATCTAATCCAATGGTTATTGAAAACAGTCTGATACTTTTGAGATATCAAAGTGTCAGATTAAAACATTAGAAATGTGCgagaaagaaatctgaaatgAGTGAAATGAGTGATAgggatttttatttgttaagtAACCACATCATCAAATTCTGCAAGGTTGAATCAACCTAGTCAGActaaagacaacatttttttctcagCATATTTTTCTTCAATGGTCCTTAAAAACTGGCTTCaacccacattttaaaatcgGTCAAATCTTCTCAGGTCTCCCTTTGACATTTGTCAGTACAGAACATCTCACCTGCTCAGGAGCCATGTATGCTGGGGTTCCTGTgtacatctctctctccctcaggctCTCAGCATCGTTTTCAACCGTGACCAGACCAAAGTCTCCGATCGTCACTTTTTCATCTTTCCCAAGCATGATGTTGGCAGGCTAACCACgggaaataaacaaacaaacaaacaaacgtctATGTTGTGTCTCAATATGCATACTTTTGTAGTTACACTTGCTATTTTGAATTCATGAATGTGTTAAAACTGAGAAGTACGTAAAAATGCAGTGCACTACGAGGACCAGGATGGGGCAATTGTACGGTCAACCTCAACAACACAgcatattacaaataaaagttatacatgtgGGCTTATTACACTATCTTATAAATGCACCTCGACACAGTGACAGTTGTTAATTCCTCTGAGGGCACAGCACCCGCTTGCAGTTTTTACATTATACGACATAGCAGTTCACTAAGGTAAGTATCTTAATTGAGACTAAGCAGTAGATTCATGATCGACGTGTTGTTATCTCACCTTCAGGTCCCTGTGGATGAGCATCTTAGAGTGAATGTATTCAACTCCTCTAACTATTTGCTGAACAATAGTTAGaccctcttttcttctcttggAGTCTTGCAGAGATTTCTCCTCATTCTTCTTGTCTATCCACTCTCTGAGTGTGTATTCACACAACTCCATCTGGATATATAGGTACTTTATCGATGAATCATTGATAGAAcacctgaagaagaaagaaaagacaaattaaGAAGTGCATACCTCGACTAAGCATCTTTATTGGATATCGGAATGTCGCTTACTGTGTAGAGCTGGCACTCTCATCCAGACTCTCGCATCGGTATCCTGAATCCTCCAACCAACAGGTGTAGTATCGCACAATGTTACAGTGATTTAGATCTGATAACGTCTTCACCTCTTGTAGAGCATTTTCAATGCTTATGGGAAGAAAATATcatctttaaatattatattgcaCTGGGAAAAGTCTGATAAAAAACCTGGAACGCAATGATAATATTTGACTTACTCTTTATAGTGTACAATCTTTATTGCATAATTCTTCTCAGTCAGTTTTTCTAATGCCTTAAAAACACGACCAAAGGATCCTTCGCCGAGGGACTCTATGCAGTCAAACTCTGATGTAAACCtattgaaaggaaaaaaagtattttctcaTTGCATGTTGATTGTTTAAAACAGCCAAACCAaactatgctttaatgttttaattttccACACCTTGACATTTCTGATTTGGTTGATGTCTTCTCAGTGGGACAGTCTCCTGTGTTCACTTCTTGACTCCCTGATTTAGAACTTAGATCAtagaaaaaactcaaagactcattaatcattcaaatgatttaaatgtccAACAGGCTCAATATACATCAGTGCTACTATGCCAGTCATTTCGGAAACTTTTTGTGATCCTAAcaagatataaataaaatgaaaagcacCAATATTACAATTTTGTGAAACCATATGTACTGCAGTTTTTAAGGTGATTTACCTTGTTTTGGGCTTCACAACAGGATTttgttcctttaaaaaatagGAAATATAGATGTTGATGCCTGTCAAATTAAAGCAGCATTTACATAGACCTATCAAATTGTTTAACATCTTGCTAGTGTAGATAGAAAGTACAtttattgatcttttttttcaccCGAGACATACATTTGGTGTTCCGTTTTGGGGGATTATTTCCACCAATAACAGACCAGAGGAGAATTAAAATATTGACTCTCCCTTCCAGTACCATAGAGATTAGGGATGAGAAAATGACAGACCTCATCCTTGGTAGAACTTGATGAATTGGTGAAGTCAGTCATTAGCACAATTTTTAATTTTGCATCACAGGTCTCCCTTGGAGAATACAAACAGAGACATTAATAACGTCAAGTGTTCTggcaaattaatttaaaatgatacagtATAATTAGTCAGTGACTTGCAGTGCGGTTGGTGGTCTGGCTGGAGCAACGATAACGGACCCAGAGTTGATCTAAAAAGCAAATagataaatatttcacttttgcaTCTTATCGTCTGTCACTATTTCAGCCAATCACTCATTTTTTGGTCCCTAAACAAGACTTTTGTTAAGGAAATGAATCATGTAGTCTCTTAGTTCTAATTTGTCTCAATAAAAGTTGTCATGCTGGCCTCATCGTTGCAGTGACTCTGATGTTTTTTCACAATTGTGAAACATATGTCTGATGTTCCTGTGTACATAAGCATTTGACAGACAGTAGGGAGCTACTCTGACCACTGTCTGGCAATTATCATATGGATGTTAAAGGTTGTATTTTACATGTCTTATGTCGCTGCTCTTTGTTCCGACTtcataaaatgaaatgagatGGTTGTAATTTATTAAAAAGGGAAGCCCATGTTAGAAGTGCATGCGTAGATTATATTTTGTGCAAAAGCAATTCCTGTTTCGTTCGCTACCTTTTAACTTGAATCCCAGTTTCTTATTGAGGCCCAATGTCAGCTGAGGAGCATATTATTTGGCCTCTTCGACACTATTACCAGAATAACTCAAATGTATACaaagaaatgttgatattttattaataGTTGTATTTTGTCAGAGCCACCTAGATCCTTTGAATATCATAATCcaatttatattattaatgaaATAGACTTATGtattttcaaagtgctttaattGACTGCGGAGAAATAGTGTGCATGTCTATTACTTACCTCTGTAGTTTCACTGCAAAATATCTCATATTTTTCCAAGTTGGCTGCTTCCTCCTTAGCTTCCGTTGTTGGCTTCCCAGTAACAGCTGGATGCTCCTTATCACCAACCACAAAGCTAGAGCATCTATGTTACACAAATagtattttatgcattttatgATTTGGACTTAACCACAAATGATGTTTGGGTGCTGTGTGGAGACTTACTGGGGAACATCATGTGGTTCCTGTGTGGTTGACAGCCCAGCTTTAATATTCCCCCTGTTCTTCGGAGCATTAACATTTAGCACACCTAAAAGGTTGACTTTAGTGGTATTTTTCTGAGGAACTTTTGCAGTAGGATTGTTTGCAGCTTTTTCTGTCTGGAAGTTaggaagaaaacaataataaatacaaaaagcttCGTTTCGCAAAAAGTATTAACCAAGTACGCACAGCCAGACAATAAATGATACACAGAAGAACACAAATAGATAACGCACAAAACAAAATAGCCACAATCTCAGGTAAAGTCAAGCTCttcatcagaaaaaaataaaggtttgaaaGCAACTAATTAAATATATGTTCATGTGAGAATTATCTAATGCgcagaccatttaaaaaaatgtatttattttaagaagcaTCGTACCACTGGTTTTAGATTCTCCTTCTCGTTCAAACAGCTCAGGGCACTTTTAGCTGCATTCCACTTGGCTTGCTTTGGGTTATTTCCCACACCTATGGGAAAGTATTTACCATTGACAACAGCCCTCTTTGAGAACCTAATGAAGAGTCgtaaaaaatattgttataaCCAAGATGACTTGTGACGGCAAAAATACACTATTAATTAGCAATGTAtgtagtatacagtatatatatatatatatatatatatatataaatggtTTTATTCAATGCTTGTGCTATGTCTGCATCTtagattatttcattttaaatgttctatttgGTTGATAAGATAAATAGATTCAGATCTTAACacattaaatgattaaaaaaagtagTAGTGatcctttcattattttttatcaacatATTCTATAAATTGTGTCTTTTTTGGTTGTCCGTACTTCTCTCAGGAaaccgcatcgaggggaggatggagtgGGCCATGTaccgtaaaatattggctgataaattccttccctcagccaggacactgaaaatgggacatggataggtcttccagcacgacaatgacccaaaacatacagacaaggcaactaaggagtggctaaagaagaagcccattaaggtgatggaggggcctaaCCAGTCTCCGGACCTTCATCCCATAAAGgatctgtggagggagctgacGCTTCCAGgtgccaagcatcagcctccaaaccttaaggattttgagagaatctgcaggaccaaaatccctcctgagatgtgtgCAAACTTgttgaccaactacaagaaacatctaacctctgtgctgtccaacaaggctttctcaaCCAAGTACTAAAGCATATTTTGGAAGGGGATCAAATACCTATTTTCCCAAAATTAAACTCATATCAATTGACATCTTTATTTCCGCATGTACTTATTATAGTCTGGATATAATTTGAGTCTTTTAATGTCACTTGCTATGCCGATACCTCTGTGATAAAACCTCTTACATGTGACAGTACATCCTAAAACATTCACATACAGGGCCAGACTGGGACAATAAATCAGGCCGGGAATTAAACACCCAGCCAGGCCACTACCATTTTTTGGGTGGCATTTTGCTGGTTGTATTGCCAATATTTACAGTGTTGCTGCCCATAGTAGCCCTATAGATTAAATCTCACTGACATCATAACATGTCCTCCTGTGGACTGTTGGCCCTGTACCTgccagctcctctctgctggtTCTACTACCCAAATAGAAACATATGGACATAGGttgctatttaaaaaagtgtgctATTGTAGTTGGTAACCTATCAATGACTAAATGTTTTCAGTGGGGGTAGACCTCTAATCCTGTAGGGGGGTCCGGAGGAATGGTCCCAGAGAAGATTTTAAATGCatcaatctggtgcactttgagggcAAATTAAAGAGATTAGAAACACCCGTATGAAACAGAActgtgtacatttaaataatcataaaatataaaagaatatgGCCATGACCAATAACATACCATATCCAATAGTAAAACATtgaaactgatttattttatagtttttggTCAATTAAGTGAACCAAAAAATATTGAGTGTCTGGGCTC of Eleginops maclovinus isolate JMC-PN-2008 ecotype Puerto Natales chromosome 22, JC_Emac_rtc_rv5, whole genome shotgun sequence contains these proteins:
- the LOC134858650 gene encoding interferon-induced, double-stranded RNA-activated protein kinase-like, yielding MGKKRNYIAQLETYARKARWELTYEDMCSEGPEPNERFSKRAVVNGKYFPIGVGNNPKQAKWNAAKSALSCLNEKENLKPVTEKAANNPTAKVPQKNTTKVNLLGVLNVNAPKNRGNIKAGLSTTQEPHDVPQCSSFVVGDKEHPAVTGKPTTEAKEEAANLEKYEIFCSETTEINSGSVIVAPARPPTALETCDAKLKIVLMTDFTNSSSSTKDEEQNPVVKPKTSSKSGSQEVNTGDCPTEKTSTKSEMSRFTSEFDCIESLGEGSFGRVFKALEKLTEKNYAIKIVHYKDIENALQEVKTLSDLNHCNIVRYYTCWLEDSGYRCESLDESASSTQCSINDSSIKYLYIQMELCEYTLREWIDKKNEEKSLQDSKRRKEGLTIVQQIVRGVEYIHSKMLIHRDLKPANIMLGKDEKVTIGDFGLVTVENDAESLREREMYTGTPAYMAPEQKQQKTYDRKVDIFPLGLIYFELLWKLSTVHERNKVWPNIREQKFPKEFQCNFPKECFIIKPMLCEKPEERPEASQLKADIKEIERRGRSRGRWTV